CGAGCGCTTCCTGCAACTGCTGGCGGAGATCCGCTCCCGGGCGCCGGAGGCGGGCGCGCGGTCGAACTTCATCGTCGGCTTCCCGGGCGAGACCGAGCGGGACGTGGAAGAGCTGGAGCGCTTCCTCACCGCCGCGCGGCTCGATGCCGTGGGGATCTTCGGCTACTCCGACGAGGAGGGCACGGAGGCCGCGACGTACGGGTCGAAGGTCGCGCCGGAGGCGGTCGCGGAGCGGCTGGCGCACATGACGCGGCTGGCGGAGGAACTGACGGCGCAGCGGGCCGAGGAGCGGGTGGGGGAGACGGTACGGGTCCTGGTGGACGCGGTGGAGGAGCCCGGTGCGGACCCGGTCGCGGACGCCGGGGAGGTCGCCGGCCGCGCGGCGCACCAGGCGCCGGAGACGGACGGCGTGACGCTGCTGGCCGGCGGGACCGCGCGGCAGGCGGCGCCGGGGGCGCTGGTCACCGCCAAGGTGGTGGCGAGCGAAGGCGTGGACCTGGTGGCGGAGCCGATAGGTGAGCCCGATCGGCGGCGGCCCGGGGAGCCGGCCGAGGAGGCCGCGAGATGAGCCCCGCCCCGGCCGTCGGCCAGGCCGGTCTGTGGAACATCGCCAACGTCCTCACCATGGTGCGGCTGCTGCTCGTACCGGCGTTCGTGCTGCTCATGGCCGCCCACGGCGGCCATGACCCGGCCTGGCGCTCGTTCGCATGGGCCGCCTTCACGGTCGCCATGATCACCGACCTCTTCGACGGGGAGCTGGCCCGCCGCTACGACCTCGTCACCGACTTCGGCAAGATCGCCGACCCCATCGCCGACAAGGCGATCATGGGTGCCGCGCTCATCTGCCTGTCGGCGCTGGGCGACCTGCCCTGGTGGGTGACGATCGTGATCCTGGCGCGGGAGATCGGCATCACCCTCATGAGGTTCTGGGTGATCAGGCACGGTGTGATCCCGGCCAGCCGGGGCGGGAAGCTCAAGACCCTGGCCCAGGGCGTGGCCGTGGGCATGTACATCCTCACCCTCACCGGACCGCTCGCCACGCTGCGCTTCTGGATCATGGCCGCGGCCGTGGTCCTGACCGTGGCGACCGGCCTGGACTACGTCAAGCAGGCGATCGTGCTCCGCCGCAGGGGGCTGGCCGCCGAACGGGAGCAGAGAGTCCAGTGACCACACAGAACACCGACGGGGCCGCGGCCGGCCTGCTCGCCCTGTGCGAGGAGCGCGGCGTCACCCTCGCCGTCGCCGAATCCCTCACCGGCGGCCTCCTCGCCGCCGAGATCACCGCGGTGCCCGGCGCCTCCCAGGCGTTCCGGGGCGCCGTCATCGCGTACGCGACCGACCTCAAGCGCGACGTGCTCGGCGTCGACAGCTCGCTGCTCGCCCAGCGCGGCGCCGTCGACGGCGAGGTCGCCAGGCAGATGGCCGCCGGGGTGCGCTGGCGGCTCGGCGCCGACTGGGCGGTGGCGACGACGGGCGTCGCGGGACCCGATCCGCAGGACGGCCAGCAGCCGGGTACCGTCTTCGTGGCCGTGGCCGGTCCCGAGGGGCGGACCGAGACGCGGTCGCTGAACCTGACGGGCTCTCGCACGGAGATCCGCACGGCGGCCGTGGGGGAGGCGCTGACGCTCCTCCGGCGGCATCTGGACGCGGCACCGAAGGGGCAAGACGGGCGGAAATACCCGGAAAATCCTGATCAGGAGGCCCCGTATTCCTCGCTTGGCGAACGGTGAAGATGACTTCCGTCGCCGCACTGTCACGGTCCGAGGCGGTACGGTGGAGCAGAGAGGATCCGGATCCGAGGTCCTAGGAGGGAGCCACGCATGATTTTGCTCCGTCGCCTGCTGGGTGACGTGCTGCGCCGGCAGCGACAGCGCCAGGGCCGGACGCTGCGCGAGGTTTCCTCGTCAGCACGTGTTTCCCTCGGCTATCTGTCGGAGGTCGAGCGCGGTCAGAAGGAAGCCTCCTCCGAGCTGCTGAACTCCATCTGTGAAGCCTTGGACGTCCGGATGTCCGAGCTGATGCGCGAGGTGAGCGGCGAGCTCGCCCTCGCGGAGCTGGCCCAGTCCGCGGCGGCCACCGAGCCGATTCCCGCCCCTGTGCGGTCGTTCACCGTGACCTCGGTGACGGGAATGCCCGACGAGCGAGTCACCATCAAGGCGCCGAAAGAGCCCGACCCCGTCGCGGCCTGAGCGTAGAGAGCCTGGCACGAGAGCCCGGTCCGCCGTCGGCGGAGCCGGGCTCTCGGCTTGCGTGCGCGGGCGTACGGGCCGTGGCCGCGGTCACCCGCCCGGCTGGCAGCGCGGGCACCAGTACGTCACGCGCTCGTCCGCCGTCTCCCCCTGCGCCCGTTTGCGCACCGCCGTCCCGCAGCGCAGGCACGGCCGCCCGCCGCGGCCGTAGACCCACAGCCGCCGGTCGGGGCGCCGGGAGGGCGTCGTCGTACGGGCCACGCGGTCCCGGTTCGCCTCCAGCAGCCGCCGTGCGGCGGCCACGAGCCGGGCGGGCTCGGGGAGCGCGG
The Streptomyces sp. CNQ-509 DNA segment above includes these coding regions:
- a CDS encoding CinA family protein is translated as MTTQNTDGAAAGLLALCEERGVTLAVAESLTGGLLAAEITAVPGASQAFRGAVIAYATDLKRDVLGVDSSLLAQRGAVDGEVARQMAAGVRWRLGADWAVATTGVAGPDPQDGQQPGTVFVAVAGPEGRTETRSLNLTGSRTEIRTAAVGEALTLLRRHLDAAPKGQDGRKYPENPDQEAPYSSLGER
- a CDS encoding helix-turn-helix domain-containing protein, producing the protein MILLRRLLGDVLRRQRQRQGRTLREVSSSARVSLGYLSEVERGQKEASSELLNSICEALDVRMSELMREVSGELALAELAQSAAATEPIPAPVRSFTVTSVTGMPDERVTIKAPKEPDPVAA
- the pgsA gene encoding CDP-diacylglycerol--glycerol-3-phosphate 3-phosphatidyltransferase, producing the protein MSPAPAVGQAGLWNIANVLTMVRLLLVPAFVLLMAAHGGHDPAWRSFAWAAFTVAMITDLFDGELARRYDLVTDFGKIADPIADKAIMGAALICLSALGDLPWWVTIVILAREIGITLMRFWVIRHGVIPASRGGKLKTLAQGVAVGMYILTLTGPLATLRFWIMAAAVVLTVATGLDYVKQAIVLRRRGLAAEREQRVQ